A segment of the Lolium perenne isolate Kyuss_39 chromosome 3, Kyuss_2.0, whole genome shotgun sequence genome:
CTTGACACTAGGAGGTATACTGGTCTGGCACATACTTCAAGGAGTCGGCACCACGAGGATCGTGTTGAGATTGTACGTGATTTTCTTTTCATCATTTATTTTTTTTACTTTTTCACTGCTATCATTTTTTACTTTTTTGATGTGAACTCATTTGTTAATATAATGTGAACTTCCcagcttttttttcttttttatgtgTACTACTCCAACCATTCAAACTTTTTTGTCTGTACTGATATGTTTTTACAATATGAACTTCCTagcttttttttatattttttttaaacTTGCTGAAACCATCTGACTGTGTGTGTTAATTTGATATGTTAGTACACTGTGAACTTCCCAGCTTTTTATATGTTTTTTAAATTGCTGAAACTATCTGTAGTAGTGTGTGAACTGATATGTCAGTACTATGTGAACTTCCCagctttttcttccttttttgtttttaaactgctgaaaccattcactttttgttttttttgtttttgcagatTAATAGGATGGTGGCCTTGTTAAAACAGGTGTATGGTGTTGCAGAATTTAACAAATATAATGGTAATATACAGTGGGATGTTGTTGCTGACAGGTGTTCATATCCAAAGACTCCGGCACAAGGGGCTAATGAGTGTGGCTTCTATGCTCTAAGAATTTGTGCTACATACGGTGGTGATAAGATTGCTGATAATATAAAAAACCAGGATGTAAGTGTAGTGCTGTGTTTTTTTCGCTGTATAGCTCTTTTGTCTTTTTTTTTTACTGTTTTTCTTATGTTTTTTTTTCCATTCCTGATTGTCTACCAGCGGCGTGTTGAGGATTGGAAAGCTGAGTACATGTATCAGCTCCTTTTTCATCCCAAGAATGAAATTCTGGCGGAGCAGTGGCCTAGTATGTTGAAAGATCTCATGCTGCTTATTGGTCTAGGTTCGCAGACAACCCAGCAATCATTGGGATCTGCATGATGATGATCTGATTCAATTTCTTCGCAATTAGTAGTTGATAGGATAttcaacatttttatttttgttgttttaTTGAACTGAACTTCTCATTATGTGATTGAATTCAGGATACAGATGTAATTAGTGAGGATGTGAACTTTTTTCAAAAATAGCAAGCTGTACAAAATCTGTGCTGTATTTTTATGTTATTAGTGAACTTCTCTGTCATCACAGTGTGAACTTCTTTTTTTTTTGCCAGTTATGAGTGTAAAAGTATTCCCATATCCATTCGTTTTTCTCAATGCaaactgtactatttttattcCTTTATATTCAGAAATGATTTTTCATGTAGGGGAACTTCTGTGAATATAAACTTGCTAATCTTTTTTCATTTATAAGCGAACTTCGTACTCACTCTGTGTGAACTTCTTCATAAGCATTCTTATTACATCAACAATACTGAAACACAACCATAATTGTTATCGGGGTGCTGATACAAAACATAAGGTTCAATAAAGTAAACTGGTACATAATTTTATTTTCATAGTAGGGTTTTCAGACTCAGTTGCTAAGACGTGTCACGAAGCAGCCGAGTTCTCTTGTTCCGTCGTAGAAGCAGAACATGCAGATATCTCCATCTTTTATTTCTGCACCCATGACTACATCTGGCCAATTTGTTGTCATCACTGCATTTCCAGTTGCAACTTTGTTTATCCTTACCCGTGTACCAACCCAGGCATTTGTGTTGGAGGTTATTGGAATTGTTGTTGGCTCTGTTAGATAATTCTTTAGGTGTTCTTCAGTGTATTCCTTATCGAAAGTCTGCATGAAAACACATGAAAGTGAATATCATATCCATGTGTTCAGTGTATTCTGTAAGTGAACTTCACAATTTCTTTTATCTGGACTTCAGTAAACATTTAAATATCGGAAGACTGTAATATAGTTTAGTAATACATGTTGGTTCAGCCAAAACATCATATGTAATACAGGTAGTGTACGAAAATAAGTTTTGTAAGTTGGCGTTTTTGGTATTACCATTCTGCCTCTCGTGATGTTGTTCGTTGTCTTCCCCATCTTGCATACATAATATGGGATTGTTGGCTTGTAGTCAAGTACTTGCCTTTTGAGATGATCCAGATTTTCCTTGGTCATTTCAACTTCATTTCCGAAGTGACAGTGCTTGTCAAAGATTTCAAATCCATGAATAGTTGGACCTGCATAAAAAATAAGCACATTTTTAGTTCCATAAAGTATTTTTGAACGCATTTCTATCTTTTTTTACCTCTTTTACAGGTCTCTTCATCGCTTTTCGCTGTCGCTGAGGATGACGTACGATGGACCAGCAGCCATTCCTGTCACAAGATTCCAGCATAAAACATTTTTTGTACTAACAGGACCTCTGCACTTTTTTGAACTGAACTTCTACTTCTAGTCTGCATTTTCTGTTGTCTACATTTTAAACTCCAACTTCTtttatttatatattttttaagTTCCTCAATAACAGTATACTCATGCCGGCTGGATACATGTTTGTAGATTTTAAAACCCTCcaactttttttatttttttgtataTTTGTTTTTTCCATTTCTTTTCACAAGTGAGCTTCTCGGGAGTTCTTATCTGAACTCCTGTTCTTTTTGTTCATTAGTGTATATTCCCCCCCCCCTCTTCCACCACCACCCTCTGCCTAACATGTTTTTTATTTGATTCTTTTGATAGATCTATCGTATGCAAACCATTTTTTAAGTAATCTGTAAGGTTTTATTTTTTGTTAAGTTGTTAGATCTTGTTTTTTATACTAGTCTAGATTCAAAACCACGGCCATGAAGGATGAAAGAGAGGAAGATCCACGGCGATTTAAATGAGTAGATGGGATGGGGATGGGTTAGACGCACCTTCTTTTTGTAGATCTTGCTagatttctcttcttcttcttttctctgTTCTTGTTCTCCCTTTGCTCTTCCTTTTCGACTCCTCCGTGGTATGTTTCTTCCGGCGGAACACCAGGCAGTGGTTGAGTTTGTGTTTGCGCCGAGTGGTGGTTTTTGGTGGTTTGGGCGTGGTTTTGGTGGGGTGGGGGGTGGTTGGTTGGTGTGGAACAGCTTTTTATTTTTTTCAGTGTTTTTTACTCTGTGTGAATGTCTGCACTGTTATCACGTGAACTTCTTTTGTAGTCTTTTTATGCTTTTTGTTTTGTTGCTTGCACGTGAACTCACAACTGGCCCCGGATAAGATCCTTTTTTGTTTGTTATCCCGcaggatttttttgtttttttgtggtTTATCTCTCGGCTGTTTCTGTTGTGTTCTGACTGGATATGTATTGGTTTGTTCCCTGAATTTGTGGATCACGACGTCTGTTGTTACATTTTCTGGAACTATAAATACATGTCCTTTTTCCTCTGTGTTTCGGTGCATATCAATCACCGATTCTTCtccctttcttttttctttttctgtgtgTTTTCTTCTGTCCACCGATTTGCATGGCAAACGCTCCTTTTTCCCACGAGTACACATTCCCCTGTCATGGCACAACCACTATGAAGGTTTTGTACACAAATGCAGCAGCTAGTGTTGAGGAGTGGATCACCAATGCTGAAGCTTCCCTACATTCTTCTGCTAGGAAGATTGTTGGTCTTGATGTTGAGTATGATAAACTCAGTGGAACCTATTTCAGTCCGAAGAAAGCTGCTGTGATCCAGCTATGTGTTGGCACTGATGTTCTTGTGTACCACATATGCCATGCTGATGAGAGGAGTGAAAAGTTGTATGATTTCTTTCATGGCTATAGGTACACTTTTGCTGGGTTTTGCGTCGCAGAAGACCGCACCATTCTTTCACGTTCAAAGTACTATGTTCATAATGTGAAGGATATCCAGGCAATATGGAGAGATCCGGACAACAAGAAGAGAACTCAAGGTCTGAAGGATGTtgctggagctattatagatccaatctattttgagatgaaggatggtTTTGGAAGGGCAGAGCACAGGATGTGGGCTAATCCGCCGCCTCTACCGCCTAAGCACTTGGAATATGCTGCACGGGATGCATATGCCACGTATGAGGTTTTTCGGAGGCTGGATGTGTTTGAGAGGGGCTTCTTCTCCTTATTCAAACATCCCGAGAAGAAGCGTGGCAGGGATTGGTGAAGATTTTAGTTTTGTAGGGacatttttcttttctattttttctatGATCAGATTGTAATCGTTTACTTTTACCTACATTTTTTTCTTTAGGTTTTATGTTTAAGAGAACTCCTTAGTTGGCTAGATCTGAACTTCGCAGTCATAAATTTCTTTTTTTACTTTGTGTTTCCATTCCCTTTTATTCATTTTATAATACAATGAAGATGTTCGTATTTACTTTTTTTGCAATCCTATATGTTGTCTGTTCATTTTATTTTAACAATTCAGTACCTTTCACGTGTTGAATAGTATGTGAGAACTTCGCAGCTGTTGATATCTGAACTCCCTTTTTTCTTTTTGCATGTGTGTTCctgttttaatttttatacgaacTTTTTTTTTCACACCGTCATACATAGTGAACTTCGCGGATAATCGGCTGTGAACTCCCTACTTTTCTTGTTATCTCTATCGGCTGTtctatttatttttgttttggaTATATACTGTTTGTTTCCTGAATTCGTGGATCACGACGTGTTTGTTACATCTCAATCTATAAATAcaggtcttttcttttttctggcTCGGTGCACGTGAATTACCAAttgcttcttcttttcttttcttctggcCACCGATTTGCATGGCAAACGCTCCTTTTTCCCACGAGTACACATTCCCCTGCCATGGCACAACCACTATGAAGGTTCTGTACACGAATTCAGCAGCTAGTGTTGAGGAGTGGATCACCAATGCTGAAGCTTCCCTCGATTCTTCTGCTAGGAAGATTGTTGGTCTTGATGTTGAGTATGACAAACTCAGTGGTACCTATTTCAATCCGAAGAAAGCTGCTGTGATCCAGCTATGTGTTGGCACTGATGTTCTTGTGTACCACATATGCCATGCTGATGAGAGGAGTGAAAGTTTGGTTGAGTTTCTTCATGGCTTTAGGTACATTTTTGCTGGTTTTTGCACCACAGAAGACTGCAAAGTTCTCTCACGTTCAAATCTCTATGTTCATAATCTGAAGGATATCCAGGAAATATGGAGAGATCCGGACAAAAAGAAGAAACTTCAAGGCCTGAAGGATGTtgctggagctattatagatccaatctattttgagatgaaggatggtTTTGGAAGGGCAGAGCACAGGATGTGGGCTAATCCGCCGCCTCTACCGCCTAAGCATTTGGAATATGCTGCACGGGATGCATATGCAACATACGAGGTTTATCGAAGGCTGGATGTGTTTGAGAGGGGCTTCTTCTCCTTATTCAAACATCCCGAGAAGAAGCGTGGCAGGGATTGGTGAAGATTTTAGTTTTGTAGGGacatttttctttctattttttctATGATCATATTGTAATCGTTTACTTTTACCtacattttttctttttttaggtTTTATGTTTAAGAGAACTCCTTAGTTGGCTAGATCTGAACTTCGCAGTCATAAATTTCTTTTTTTACTTTGTGTTTCCCTTCCGTTTTATTCATTTTTATAATACAATGAAGATGTCCCTAttttactttttttttgcaaTCCTATATGTTGTCTGTTCATTTTATTTTTAACAATTCAGTACCTTTCACGTCTGAATAGTATGTGAGAACTTCGCAGCTGTTGATATCTGaactcctttttttcttttttgcatgTGTGTTCctgttttaatttttatacgaacTTTTTTTTCACACCGTCATACATAGTGAACTTCTCGGATAATCGGCTGTGAACTTCCTACTTTTTTTTTAAATCAACATTTTACGTGAACAACTGTTTAGCAGTTGAATTACGATATATTTATTCTCACAACATACTGTGTAGAGGTTTAAAATAAATGATTTTTATGAAAATTCTTGTTCTTTTACAATTTGGATCAGCAGTAGCATGAACAAATAGTGAACTTCAGCAGTATATTTATTCTACACAATGTAACCAACTACATATTGTTTTCAGTATGAACTAttctattttttttccttttttgtgtCTACCTCTTCCTGGTACTCCTTCTTATAGCTGCTGGTGTAGTTTGTgttttctccttgttcttctcctTGCTtctatcttccattgtgttgctatcATTTTCTGTTGACTGCAGGTGTAATAGCTGTTCCTCAAGCTGCCTTCTTGCGCAAGTTCTAGAGTTGTGTCCCCTTATCTTATTGCATGTACCACAAGCTTTCACCCCTTTTGGTTTCATTGTCGCACTATCACTTTTTTGTCGTTCAACAATCTGTTGTTGTAGTATCTTTTCCCTGTTGGGGCATGTTGATGCGTAGTGTCCGAGCCTTAGGTTGCACACGCTGCATTTCCTTTGTCCTCCCGTTTTATTTAAGTTTTGCAGTTTGCTCTCCACATCTGGTGTTTTCTGTGTATCTTCTTGCTCAGTGATTTCTTCATCCTCATCTTCTTGCTCATATTCTTCATCATCCGTCTCATCTTCGAAGCATTCACCCTCATCTGTGTCCAGTTTTTCCTCTTCATCATTCTCTGGAATGTGCTGGCGAGCAAGCAAGTTTCTTATGCGCACCTTGATATTTGCTGAAGATGCTGTAGGCCCATACACCTTCTTATGTGTTTCCAAGAGTGTTTTAGCCAGCTGCCTTGCCTTGCAGGTTCTGGAATTGTGGCCATTAATTTTATTGCATGTTCCGCATAATCTTGTACCTTTCGGTCTCCCGTATTCATCTAGTTCTGGCTCCGGACGGGCAGGTGCAGGGGGTTTGCATTTTCCATTCCTCCTTGCAGCATCTGTAGTCTTGCTTCCTTTTGTTATTGCAAGTAGTGGAGGCTGTATATCTGCATATGGATCATTGTCCTCAGTCTGAGGAATGTCGTTGTGCTCGCCAGTTTCTCGTGTTGTGTTTTCTTGGTTCGATGACTGCTCATTGTTCTCCATCTCTGCATCCTCATTATTCTCCATCTCTGCATCCTCATTATTCTCCGGCTCTGCATCCTCATTGTCCAGGTTTGTATTGGCATCTCTGAAGGCAGATAATGCTATTTGGAATTTTGCTTCCGAAGTGCATCCTTTGTTTATAATTTTAATCGCTTCTTGTAAAGGATTGTTCGTCCCGTATTCAATTGAAGTCCCATCATCTGTTGTTGTCCTGTAGTCTCTGCGGTTGTAATCAGGGTTTGTCACTGCATCTTTGGTGTATCTCTGGAGTATATACTTGCTTGGTATCTCATCCAGGCGTAGGTGCTCAAAGACAGCTATGACATGGTGGCAGAACAACCCTGTGTGTGCATAAAGTTAACATTAGCTCggttaatttttttattttttcgtgTCAACAATTACTTTTTTTATACGCATCTGTAGTGTAATACAAccaaaagcaattgctgaaagagGCTTTTTTTTTACCTGTATGTTCCCACAGTTTACATTCGCATTCATAGCGGCCTTCAACTTCATCTGCTAGCACTCTGAACTCATGTCTTGACCAAGCGAATTCTTTACTCTGATTGTAGTGATGCACAAGGTAAATGTTGGGATTATCCTGGGAAGTCTTAATGCGGAAAGCTGTGCTGTGATATTGCCGCTCCCGGAAAACTGAGTACACTGCCCGTGTGTACTTATCCATCACCTGTGCCTCGAAGCCATACCTGGTGACTGTTTTCCTTGTGCCCTGCAATTTTGATTTTTTGTCGGTGGAAAAGTCATTTGCTTTTGAACATGAAACATAAGATAACTTTTATATAGATATATGAACCCCAGAACTAATCAGATGTGAACTTCCATAACATGTGCATACTTTTTTCTCTCGAAAACAGATGACACTTTTTGTGTACAGAAGAACCACTGACCAAACAGTTGTGAACTTCCATAACATCTGCatagttttttttccttttttttatgtTCTCATCCTATGTGTTTCCAAATTATTGAAGCATATTTTTTTTCATTAACATAAAAAAGGAAATCGATCACTCACCGTTGATGCATTTGCCTCTGCATTCTCTGCTTCATGCCTTGCCTGTATGCAGTTGTTAACTTGCTTAGCAAAAATGTGGAGGTTGTCTCGTTCAGTGACAAAACCCCTTTTCAGCACAAAGTTCATGCTCTCGCTTCTCTGTGTTGAAGTCATGCGTGCACAGAAAACTTCCTTCCAGTAAGCTGATATCCACAATTTCCTTTCAGCCCATAAGTTAATCATGACATTTATATCATGCAGATTGTACTCTTCAATCAAAGCCTTCCACGCATCTTCAAACTCAGATGGCATTAGGGGATGGTTCAAAATTGCAGTCAGCTTATCCTTCAAATCAGGGAATAGTTTATAAAGCTTCTTCAGCGGGTCCTTATGCTTGTTCATTATGTGCCATCTACAGAACTTATGTAGAGTCCGTTTGAAAATTTTAGGTATTGCTTTTGCCATTGCTGGGCATTGATCTGAACAATTATTAGGAAAAAACACATCAGGTATAATGCAAGCAAActtcacaaaaacaaaacaaaggtGAACTTCAGCAAATTAAATATCTTTTATTTTTTCGGGTTGCAGGGGGTGTAAACATCTGAacttctgtgtgcttttgttatgAACTACAACTGAAGGTACAAACAGGAGGATAGATTCTGATTTTCTCCAAACCTGTAAGTATGCAGATTGGTTGTTTACCGCCCATGCATTCAAGGAATCTGCTGAATACCCATTTGAAGGACTCCTCTGACTCGTTTCCCATCAACGCAACACCAAAGATTGTTGACTGCAAGTGGTTGTTTACGCCGACAAATACTGCAAGGGGCAAGTGGTGCTTGTTCGACTTGTAAGTAGTATCGAAAGTTATGCAATTTCCAAAATCTGCATATGCTGCCCTTGAgctagcattagaccagaaaacaTTTTCCAGTCTGTTTTCGTCATCAACCTTGTAGTCATAGAAGAAATTTTCATtctccttcttcatgtcttcaaAGAATTTGAACATATTCTGCACCTCATTCATGGACTCCTTCCTCGTGTTTTCTGCTTTCCTGCAAAAAGAAATTTGttgttattttttctttttttgttttgcttttTTCTTTTCCCTGTTTTTCATGTAAGTTTTCATTTTATATATAAAGgagggggggtgggggggggggagtACTTACATGTTTAGTATGTCTCTGTTGTGGCAGCCAATCTTATCACGGCCACCATGCAGCCTTGTAAGCAGGCCCATTATGTTTACATGTTTTATATTGCTGAACTGAAGGTCTTTTACCAACCCCTTCAATGTTGGATCCACCTTTTTGTGAGAACGCATGAAAACTAGCATTGATGGGCTTAACAGCAGGGTATGGTTGTGCTGAAGTGTAATGTCCTTGACAATGCAGGTACCATCACTCCTCTCTTTCAATCTCATAAAGGCCTTGCACCCAGTTCTTTTGGTCATCTTGTCACGCTGTCGGTCTTCCTCGTTGACACTTTGGCGGTGTGCACCTTCTCGTACACATCTCAAGTAACGCTTGCTCTTGTTGTGCTGTCCTTTCCTTATCCCAAACCCTGTGTGCTTTGCATATGTATTGTAAAATACATATGCGTCTTTGAATGTGCTAAATTCTTGACCAATGGATGGTATCAGGTCCGGATCAAGATCTGCAGCCTGCAAATTGCCACGGTTTTGTTAtcgcatttttttttgtttttataatACATATGTTATTTGTATGTTAACTTCAGGAAATAGGTCAAGTGAACTTCCTAAAATTTACTAAAAAATAAGAACATGGACTTCTTAAAGTCATCTGAACTTTTTTTCACAGAAAAACTGTTGCACATGAATATCGAGAACATATCAACTATACATTTCATATGATAAACCGAGCATGTGAACTTCCTAAAAATCAGCTGAACTTTTATCATGGATATAGTGTTCACGAACTTTCCAAATCATATCAACTGTTTTTTCtaaagatatagcatgtgaacTTCCATGCAAATTGTCTAAATATATGTTTTTGTGTAAGAGTGAATTTTTTATCAGCAATATATAAATTGAACTTACGTGTGTGTATGTTCGCAGCTCTGCAGGGGTGGCTCTATCATCTGGTACTATGGGGCATGGCGGTGTGACTTTTGGTACATGGCAGAGTGGATCTCGAGGCGGCATATGACTTGATTGAGTGCCTCGACGATCTTGGTGTATGTTGTCACTTTGACCATCCCCATAACTGCATTGCTGTTCAGAAGCATCATTGCTAGAAGACGACTTTTGCCCACTGTCCCTGTTCACATCGTTGCTTCCAGCTGTGGTTGTTGTAGATGTACTTGTAGATTGCCGTTTTCGTGGCTGACGGAACGTTGCATTACTAGCAAATATCTCCTCAGTGCACTTTATTGGAGAACGGGGTTTTTTTGGTGGACCTGACCAACACATAATATCCTCATCATTATCTGTTGATGTTGTGGTATCCCGCTTCCTTTTGCTGTTATCCATGTCATCTTGTTCTTGGATTTTCTGATTAAAATTCCTTTCAACGGCAGCAGCATTTGTCTTTCTCCTGGGATTGCGGAACACTGGCTGGATAAATGAAACTGGCTCATCACAGCATATGGGAGTCATTGGAGGCTTTTTAGGGCCTGACCAGCTGATTATCTCATCGTCACTTTGCACTGTTCTGATTCTTTGCCCTGCGATAGCTTGAGAACCTGGTAAGTTTTTTAACATGTGAACTTCTTGAACATTGGGACTAGAACTTTTATACATAAAACTTTGTCTGATGTCTTCAAAAAACTAAAACAAGTAAAGTTAACCGCTAAACAATGTAATATGAACTTCCAGCATACATGCACCTGCATACTTATTTTTTCATTTTactgtttttattttttataactGAAGTGAACTCCAGGAAACTGTTTTTAAGAACTTCTCAGTAAAAGACATAAGTTTTCTTTTTTCCTACAATAGACTCTGCATGTGAACTTCCAGTCTCAATTCACACGAGGCTGCTCTTATGTTCTACTCTAAACAAAATCCAGTGGAGGTGAACTTCCAATTTTTTTTGTGCAGTGATGGACGAAAAAAAGCAGTAAGTGAATTATGTGAACTTCCTGGGTTTTTTTTTGTTACCTCATGCTCTGCTGGCCTCTTTCTGGAGCTTGGCTGGTTTGAATTTGGAGGATGCTCTGCTGATCTGCGTCGAATTGGAGCCATTACTGCTTGTAAGGAGGCTGGATCTCGCCGTTCTCTGCCGCTGGGTCCTTTGCGTCAGCTACCGCCGCCGTTCGCGTCCGTCGCGGGCTCCCTCGTGTCGGCTcccgccgccgctcgctcgcTCGCGCCGACGAGGTAGGAGGCTTTTTGTTCGTCTTCGTGTCCGTCGCGGGCTCCCTCGCGTCGGCTcccgccgccgctcgctcgccCGCGCCGACCAGGTAGGAGGTCGAGGTGTGGAGCTGGTTGATCTCCGCTCGAGGCGGGGCGCGTGTGTTTTTACGAGGGGGAGGTGGGGAGTTCGCTTCGTTGACGAACCGGTATCGGTCAGGGACGTGGGGAGTTCGGTCGGGACGGGGGGAAGAAACCGAGTGGGATTAGggggggttctagaatagctattctagaaccactcttaaggggggttcgagaatagttgggctctatatatatatatatatatatatatatatatatatataccagcactattctgcaaccggttgcagaataatattctgatcaCCGACTTGTACTTCCCTAAACACAATgttgtacttcccggataacagggttctactttctgtcgaacttacctgaacttcccgttttcttcagaggtactgattatacctcgagtttctcaaccatttatcggaactatgcaaataatataccgttggatagataatggaaaaccgcaactttttcatgttcacacttttcacagattttgcacggtttaaatttaattctGGAAATA
Coding sequences within it:
- the LOC127339357 gene encoding uncharacterized protein, translated to MKVLYTNAAASVEEWITNAEASLHSSARKIVGLDVEYDKLSGTYFSPKKAAVIQLCVGTDVLVYHICHADERSEKLYDFFHGYRYTFAGFCVAEDRTILSRSKYYVHNVKDIQAIWRDPDNKKRTQGLKDVAGAIIDPIYFEMKDGFGRAEHRMWANPPPLPPKHLEYAARDAYATYEVFRRLDVFERGFFSLFKHPEKKRGRDW
- the LOC127339356 gene encoding 3'-5' exonuclease-like, with the translated sequence MKVLYTNSAASVEEWITNAEASLDSSARKIVGLDVEYDKLSGTYFNPKKAAVIQLCVGTDVLVYHICHADERSESLVEFLHGFRYIFAGFCTTEDCKVLSRSNLYVHNLKDIQEIWRDPDKKKKLQGLKDVAGAIIDPIYFEMKDGFGRAEHRMWANPPPLPPKHLEYAARDAYATYEVYRRLDVFERGFFSLFKHPEKKRGRDW